AAGCCGCAGACGTCCCCGAAAAGGACGCCAGAGGCCATATAGCGGTCTTCCACAGCTTCCGGAAGACTTTGGAGCACGTCCCTACAGCGAAACGGCATCAACGAACGCACAGCCATGCCCTTGATGCGTCACAGTGACCGAAGACTGACAAATGTCATTTACACGGACACCGCCTGACTTCTTCCACTCCAAGAAGCTGTGCGCGGAATAACCGGAAATCAAAAATGGACACAGGAATGGACACAGATTTCAGGGAAAACGGGTCAAAACCTGTCGAACTCGGGCAAAAAAGAAACTCCCAATGGCGTTTCGGAAGTTGTTGATTTAGAGGATACTAGTCTCCTCTATCGCACCCTATCGAGGCAGGCCAAATGGTGGAGGTGGCGGGAGTCGAAGCAGATCGAACCTTTCATCCCACTTCATCTAGATTCTGCTTCTCGCACTTATACAGCAATTTATAAATTTTCGAAATGCATCAGCGTGAAAGAAGATGCAGGTAAAAAACTTAAAATCTGCAAATATTCTGCAAATTTAAGAGGAGTTCTACCCACTCCCAATCACACTCCGAATCACACTCCGAATCACACTCCGAATCACACTCCGAACTTAGATAATCTGTCCCCCAGATACTGCAAGGCCATGAATTCAATTCCGTCCAAGTTAAGCTGATGAAGCTCCCCTCCCTCAGGGAGGATGATCAGCGTCTCCTCCGCGACACCTTGGTTCACCAACTCTTGGGCCAGTAGCATCTCGGTCTTCGTGTCCAGTTGCTCCAGTGTCGCGGGTCGACACTCCAGCGCAATGGACTTACCACCCAGATTTAGAAGGAAGTCACTAGACAGGCCCCCTCTGCAGAAGTCTGCTTGGTAATCAATCTCCCGCTCCTGCAAATATGTGGCGACCGCACGCTTTAGCTTCAACTCGGCAGTACGCTGCTTCAGGAAGTCCATAGCCCGGGACTTCCGGACCGGGTAATTCTCCGCCAGAGCTTCCAGCGGGGGTCGATTCTTTGACACCTCCCTTTGCGAATACAGTCTTTCCAGAGTGTTTTGCTCTTCGTCCGTATGGCACAAAGCTACACAGATCCCAGACATCGTATCCCGTCTCGGCCAAGCTTTCCCCGTGAGGATCTTACTTACCCACATCGGTGTAACTCCAAGACGCTCTGCCAGTTCCTTCCCCTTTGTGTTCCTCAGCTTAAGCAGGCGGCGTATCTCCTTCCCCAAGGCTTCCCTGCGTTCTTTTTTATCGTCCATGCATTAAAGATACACATAAAACACCACTAAACCAGTTTATTTTCGATTTTGTTTATTTCCCTATTGCAAAGCTGCAATTTCCGCATTCATCTGCATTCGAACAATGCGGAGTCCGAATGGACATAAGCATGGCGCAAGACCGATATTCGGCAACTTGGAACCAGTTCTCAATATGTGTCAGCAATAAGTCTGATACACTTTACGGTGAATAAAAACACCGCCAAAAAAAATGAACTGATAAAGTAATATTCGAAATGAATGAAATCATACCGCCAGCAAGTAAGCTGGTGGATGCTAAGGGGCTCTTGGTGGAGCTCTTCGATGAACGTTCCCGTCCGACAGTTCGATGGGTTCGTCAAATGCAGGCGCAACGCGTACTGCCGTTTATAAAAATTGGTCGTCTCGTATTTTTCGATGTCGACGAATGCCGTCACGCCCTTGCGCAGAGGTGGACGGTCCGTAGCAAAACTCAGTAAACATATAATGAGTGAAATACCAAATTCCGCAAAACTCACCGACGCCATCGAACTCTTCGGGCCGGAGACCGTTTTGCTTGAAATCCCACGCGGACAAAAGAGTCCGCGTACCAGAGGGTGGCAGAAAATGACAACCTCGGAAATGACTGCCGAATATTTGCAGTCAATTGTGTCACACAATTCGAATGTTGGAATCCTGCAAGGGAGCCCTTCCAATGGACTGTGCTCTATCGATATCGATTGTGATGACGAACTTGATGCGTTCTGCGAACTCAATGATGACCTTGTATCCAATACAACTATTACACGCGGGAAACGAGGCCTAAATATTTGGTTCCGCTTCAAGGGCAACTATCCCAAATTAACTAAACTACATACCCGGGATGATGAACCTTGGGGCGAGTTCAGATCAGACGGGGCACAAACCGTATTCGCAGGAGAGCATCCTCAAGGGGGCAACTACAAACTCATCAATGCAGCTCCTCCTTTGGAAATCGAATTCTCGTCAATCGTCTGGCCGAGCCATTTAGTCCTCCCTTGGGCGAGCGAGACAGGAGCGAATCCGCCTTCAATATTGGATGAAATCATCGAAGAGCACGGAGAACCATTCGAAATCAGCGAAAAAGGTGCTGTAAGTCTAAATCAAGGAGCGCTTGCGGAGATATTCATCCGCGAGAACCTGATTCTGTTCGAACCCTCCGAGGCTGAGTTCTACATCTATGAAGAGCGAACCGGGGCTTGGCAGCGCATCACACCGATACGCGTCAATGGAATGGTCGAGCGGATGATCCGTCGATTGATGATGGAGCAAGAGATGGAAGACGCAGTGACAAAAATCACCGCAGCTTTGATCGATTCTATGGTTAAACTCATCAAACCTAAAATCGAACGACCAGATGCGTTTCACGAGCGCCGAAACATCATTCACCTTAAAAATGGCGTAATCGACTTAGATGCAGAACAGCTCTCCCTAGTCAGCTTCTCACCGGAATTCTACAGCCGGAATCAGATCCCGGTCGACTTCAATCCAGATGCGGAATGTCCTCGGTTCATCAACGAACTGTTGGAACCATGCCTCAATGAAAGTGATATCGACCTCCTACAGCGCTGGATGGGAAGCGCCCTCCTCAGTTCCAATCACGCACAGGCATTCATGCTGATCACCGGTGCCGCAGCCGGAGGCAAGTCGACCTTCGTCAATCTCGTCGAGCACCTGATTGGACCGAAGAATGTACACGAGTTGAGAACAGGCCATCTAGGCAGCCGCTTCGAAACACAATTCCTTATCGGTAAGAAGTTACTGACCGGGAAAGACGTGCCAAGCGACTTCCTGAGAAACAAGAACGCCTACAACCTAAAGAAACTGGTCGGCGGAGACCGTATCAGCGCGGAAAAGAAAGGTTCCAACGAAGCACTCCAGATTATTGGAGACTTTCATTGTGTGGTCACCGCGAACTCACGCCTTTTCATAAAGGTAGACGGAGACAGCGATGCATGGCGACGCCGTATCCTGCTGATAGAATGGGGCCGTCCGGAAGAAGGGCGTATCCGGATTCCCAATTTTGACGAAGTGCTCTTCGCGGAAGAAGGATCGGGCATTTTCAATTGGATGCTAGAAGGTGCGCTGAAGCATAAAAACGAACTCGATCAAATTGGTAAATTCGCACTCAGCGAGGACCAGCAGCAGAGGGTGGATGATTTACTGGATGAATCCGACTCAGTCCGTGCGTTCATCTACAACAAGCTTACGGGCGAACAAGGCTCCGCCGTGACATCCCAAGACCTGAACGATGAATATTCCAACTTCTGCCGCGATATGGGCTGGGAAATGTTACCTGAACGCGAAATATTCGGTGCTATTCAGCGCATGATATACGAGCGGTTTGGAATAAAACAGTCCCATGACATTCCGATGGGACCGTGGGGACACCGCCGTGGTTACCGAAATATAAAGATCATCCAAAATGAAAGAGGCTAAACGCCGCGCCTTGGAATATCTGAAAAATGTCCCGCCTGCCATTTCCGGGCAGGCGGGACACAATCGGACATTCTTCACCGCATGTAAACTGGTCCAGGGGTTTGGACTGAACCGAAACGAGGCCTTGGACTTAATGCGAACCTACAACCGGAAGTGTGAGCCACCGTGGAGTGAACAGGAGCTAATCCACAAAGTCGACGACGCGATAAAAGCTCCCAATCCCTACGGTCATGGCTACATGCTAACCAAGGGTAAGGGTTATCGAAAACGAGCTCCCCTGCCCCAAGTGAAGATGAAACCATTCGCAGTCGAAACACCCAAAGTGCTCATAAAAATTAATCCGGCTCCACTTGCATCCAACTCTGGCCACCCGCCCTAATGGGTAAATACGCTCCGCTCGGACGGGACGGACGGCACTTAGCAACTCTATGACAGAGAATGAGCGCCAGCGCCGGGCACATCCATACAAAATCTAGAAGTAGTATGCCCAAACAAGCGTCCGAGCCGTCCGAAGAAACAGTATGAACTCATTCACACTCTCCATAGGAGTCCACGGACTCAATCATAGGCAGAACAATGGAAAGACAAGGTGACCTTACGGACGGCTCGGACGCCTAAAGGCCAGTCCATTTTAAATATTATGAATCACCCGGCACATGATATCTTCCACGAGCTTATATCGGAGTTGAAAAATGCCGTCCGTGGCGTCCGTAGAATACCGTTGTGTTTGGAGTTAAATTTTAGGCCAGTTGGGGTATCTAGTGGATTTAGTGATATTTTGCTAAAGCTTCAGAATTAGAGCCGCAATGATTGCACAACCGCCGCCTATCATTGCGGCGACAATAGCAGCGCGTGCTTGAACCCGTGCTGCCTTGACTGCTGCATGACCTGTTCGAATGCCCTTCACATTATCTGATTCTAAGGAGATTCTAAGATTGTCGATACCCAGCCGTGCACAAAATTCACAGCTTTGTTTCTTTGGTGCATCCATACAATTGACCTCACTTTGAACTACTGTTGGCCGATGCTGATGTTCACCTTCATACCTAAGACTTCTGCGTTAAGCAGAAGTCAGTATGCTTTAAGCTAAGATGTTGACTTTCTTCGACTTAGGAAGGAATAGCCATTAAGAGCCATTTTCAGGACGAGGATTATCAATGAACTTGCGTCAACCTGTGAATCTGCCATTTAGGTAAATCGAAGCATGGAACTACTAGAAAAGATACTATGGGTTATAGCCGGATGCCTGTTGACCGATGTCTACGGGACGGTGAAAGCATCAGTTCTGAAGTTCCTTTCAAAAAAAGCAGAAAGTTTCAGCGAAATATTCAGCAAGGCCTTTTTAAAAAGACAGAGGCTTTGGCTAAAGTTTATGCAGTGCCTTGTAGATATCCCGCTATTAAAAAAAACTGCTTTCTGTCACCTATAATAATAGGTAACATTCAAAAACAAGCAAGCCATTGTAATGCAGCGATTTCTGCAATTCTTATAGATTCTTCGAAACATTTAACCAAAGAGGATACGTCCACCACATAGATGTCTAAGGAGGCTGTGTGATAGGATTCCCTCAAGGGGATTGGATATATTGATGAGAATGGCTTTCCATGGGACTCCAGATGCCCATGAAAGGGCGTGTAGCAACAATTAGGGTCCCCCCCACATGCCATGGGCATTACCTGAGCTGCCCCAGATAACACACAGCGATCATTTACGAGGCCGTTGTAACTCAGGCAACACCTCCTCAACGAACACCTCACTTAGTTCGTCCAGGACTGCCTGCTGCTCTGTTTCCGGAAGACAACTGAAATCCTCCCAGTTTGGTCGTGCATAATCCAGCTTACCAGTGCGTGACACCCATCCGATTTCCCCTCCTCCCGGATCTTCAAAGACAACCTCGTATCGGTAGCGTGGATTATACTCAGGTTGGCCGTATAAAATGCTTCTCTTCATAACCCGGTTCTATCATGCGCTTGAAAGGTTGGCAAGTGAGCTGCGTCAACCCGAACAAAGCCCACCGTGATAATTTCCCTATAGATGCGTGCAAGCAGTCGCAGCGAGACTAGGAGTTATCAGTCCCGGGCTGACTGGCGGCTGTTCTTTTCTTAATCTCATTGTAGTAGTAAGTTGAGGTTTCATCGTCTCCCAGGGCAATATCCATCAACATCCTAAGCATCATGACTGGCCCAGTCTGTATACCACTTTCATCGACTTCCTTATCTGCCCAATCAGGGTCGGTGGGCAATTCAACATTCATGATCCACCACACTTTGATTTTTTGCATCAATTCGGCCATAATGGTAAAATCCTCGGTAAGGTCAGGAAAATCCTCGCTGCCGATTTTCTCGTAGAGTCCGTGCGCCAATGAATTCCTCATTTTCTTTAGACGATTGAACTTCTCGATGTCAGAATCGTCAATGGCTTCGCGTTCTTTAAGCCATTCAAAACTGGCATAGAGCGGGCTCTTGTTAAGGCTTAGGACTTTGCTAAAGTAATTCTCTCTTGACCGCTCATCTGGTTCCCCGACGGGAAAAATGTAGAAGTCTTTGACGTCTTCAATGATTAGAGATTTGAAAGACTCGAATGCGGCGATAAAGATCGATGCTGATATCAACTTTGGCCGAAGGACATCAGGGTGCAGGTAATCCCAAGTAGTGGATGATGTAAAATCTTTCATTTCCTAGCCAACCTGAATGTAGAATCAGGATTAATCCCTAATCTGATCAAGCACCCCACTCTTCTTTAATTCGAGCATCTGTAGAGGCGCATCATTAACGCGAAACTCCTTAAGCCCGGATGGAGTAAACTCGGCGATGCCATACGCACCGTAATTGAAATTCTCAAGCTCACCGAAGATCATAAACACGGTGAACTCCCTCCACTTGGTTTTCTCCTTCTTCCAAATCTGCTTTGCAGTCTCAACCATCCGGTCTTCCTCCGGTACCGCATCGGTGTTGAGATACACACTAACAGTCATCCGTGGCGTCCCGGCGTAAGAAACGTCTTTCCGGCTATCAATCTCATAAGCGAATGGCTGGATCTGAGGCTCCGGGGCCGCCTTCTTCGAATCCTTCCCACAGGAAGTGAGTGCAAGCGTGAATGTGAGAGCCAGTAAAATTCGGTAAATTGTTTTCATCATTGTTATCTAAGCCGGGGATCAAGCGTTACCTCCAATAGACTAGTCATGATCCGAATCCACAATGGGTTCCAGCACGACAGCCGTTCCTGTAGCCACAATGAACAACATGCTCTTCCCCTGTCCTGAAAATTCACTGTAGCTCAAGGAAACCCCAATGACTGCATTTGCTCGAACGCTCCGCGCTTCCCGCTTCAACTCGTCCAAAACCACATGACGGGACTTCCTTAGGGTATCTTGTGTTGTCTTGCTTCGCCCACCGAAATAATCCCGCACCCCGACGAAGAAGTCCTTAAACACATTCATACCGAAAGCACACTCGGCGGTAACGATTTCAACCCGCTCCTTGATCCTGTATCCTGATGGTGATGGTTCGGTCGTAAGGAGAACTTTTTGAGTAAGCTCCACGGGATCGTCCTCCCGTTCTTCAGCCAACCTTTCGATCCCCGGAATCAACCTGCGTATGGGCGAAATGCGGCTTGTGCCCTCTTCACACGCATCTGACACCGCGGATGCATTGCCCGCCCTGATCTGGTCTGCTACCTCGTAGTCGCTAAGGCCCTTCAACCAAGTCCCGTCATTTAATTTCAGTTCGTATTTCATTTAAGTCCGAGCGTGTTGATTGGTTCATGCACCTTTGTCCGCAAATAACAGCAATAAGGATTAAAGCGACAAGGATCAGGACTATTAGGCAAGGGTTTTAGTCTACATCAACATTACTATCACTTACGTTTTCCCAAGTGCTACATTTACGCCCAACAGCTCGACGAAACGCTCGAAATAGCTCATAACGATCAAAGTACGCATCTGGAATCACTTCCTTCACTGCATCTTCAAGTGCTCGACGAAACTCATAAGTGAGGTCATCGACAATTTCTTGTGGTTTAACTTTAGCCATAACTAATTATCCTCAACACCCGCTCATGCCCAACAAAGGTATAAGGACATTGTTTCAATGTGTTCACGTTGACTCTTTTCATTCTGCGAGGATGAAGCTCAGGTATACCTCAACTTGATTCGGCTGATTCAAACCGGAATCCACTCTTAACAAGACGACTTTCGCAGATTTCTGTGATATCGCTCAGATCGCCGACATAGAAGTCAGTAATGGCACCAGGCCTACCAGATCGAAACGCAATGCGGTACTCACTCTGAAAATCTAGATCTGAATACTTTCGGAAGGGTCCCATTCTACCCTGATGAGAAGTCTTATCAACGTAATCCACGAGGTCGATCTTGTACCCCCAACCACGCCTCTCACACTCGTGAGTAACACGCTCAATAAACTCATCGCCCCGCCGAATCACTACAGCCGTATCGCCGAATCCTAACACCTTATCATCCACGATAACATTACGGTTCAACTCAGTTAGGGCGTATATACTGAAGATAGTAATCGAGTCATCCTCCGGATCGCCAAATTTCACCTGTCCGAATAAATTTGGAAGCTCAAGAGCCCCTACCTTAATTCGCATTTTATCGGCTGGAAAGGATGAGTGCAACCCCTCGCTCTTGTCGGAACGAAGCGCATCATTTGCTTCGAGTCTTTTGAAGTATTTCAAGGTGTTCATGTAGAGCCGTCCTTGTGAACGAAACTCTTCCATAAAACTACGAGGTCCGAACTTCACCAAACAGTATACTTTCGATGCTTTGCTCATGGGTACCAGCGATACGAGGCTGTTCTTATTGAACAACGGTGATCCCACATACCTCCCCGGTCAATTACAAACGCATTTATATGCAGACCACGCAGACAAAACAAAGTCTCACTCCCCTCCTGTCAATCCATGGACCACGGGAAGAACTCATCGGCAGTATCGACAATCCCATCGACGCACGCGGTCACGATCCTTACACGAAAAGCCCCACACACAGAGACGTAAGTCATTCTATATCAGTAAAAATATGAACTTTTTACTTCTGTATCGTTGACAGGCGTTCCTCCGCTCCTTATTGGTATATTATATTTGTTATACCATAATGAATTTACCCACTAACTTTGGAGAACAACTCCGCGAATTACGCGGTGATCTATCAGTCCGGGGCTTGGCTCGAATATCCAACGTCCCTCACTCACTCATCGTTGCCCTTGAAAACGGGAAACGTTCTGCCGGGGAGATCACTGCCGTAAAACTGGCAGATGCATTCAAACTCACGGGCAAACAACGTAAAGACTTCCTAGCAGCATCCCGCACAACAAGCCTCCGCAATCGATTCGGCCCAGAAACACGTCTAAAGAGTCATGTCGAGCACGTCGCCTTGGATCTAATCTGTTGTCTCGCCGACATTAACCAGGACGCAATCCGGGAGTTCATCATCGGCGACCAAATCTCTTACGACTTCCTCGTCTTCCTAAAGAGCGAGGGCGTCATTGGTATAGAAATCAACAGCGACGCGATCTATGTCGCCAGCGCGCTAACCCCGGAGAAATTACCGTTCCCAAAAGAGTTGCATCAGTACAACCACACCGTTTGCGGTGAGCCACAAATTCGACGCATTGTCGTTCCTTAATTTACAGCAAGTGGTATATCTTTTTATCTAGTCCAATATACTAATAACAACTCACCGCAATCTCTCCACTATGTCAGACAAAATAACAGCTTTTACCTTAATCCCACGTAGACCCGAAGAGGTACCCCACATGGCCTCGATCACCACGATGCAAAGCAATCACTTGAAAAGTGCATACGCTTTGGAGCAGACCTGTTACAAGTTGATCGGGGTCGATCATGAAGGTAACGCAAGTCCCACATTTAACCGGATCGCCATCATCACACTGACCTTCAAACGTCCACAGGAGGACAGAAGGAAGGCCAAGTGTCTATTGGACCTAATCCTTAAAACATTAAAAAGGAAATACGGGAAATATTTCAAATATGTCTGGGTTCAAGAGCGCCACGTTTCAGGGGGCATCCATTTCCATCTCATGGTGGAGATGCCATTCGATGTGCGCAGCAGAACCAATATCGACGTCTTGCTCAACTGGAAAGACAACATGGGGAATCCTGCCTTCCGGGATCGGGTGAGGGACTGCCTTCCATTTCTGAATGAAGACCTGAGGAAAGAGTTCAAGAGTCTAAAAAAGCTACTGCCACGCTATGGAATAGGTCGGTTCGACATTCTTCCCATCTTAACCGACGCGGACAGTGTTATCGCTTACCTCAAGAAGGGTATCGCCAATCACCTCTTGGCACGTTTCCCGGAGGACAAAGGTGCCCGACTCTGGGGATGTTCAAAGAATGTCCGCGTGTGCAACACACGAATAACATTCAACACAGAGGGGTCCCGTCGATTCAGGGAGAAGATCGCTACGTGGGGTGCGGGACATGGTTGCCACAACATGGATCAGGTGCGTGCACGATTCGGCCAGCACTGGTTCTACAAGAACAGAGGGGCGATCTTAAACACAGCGGTGTAATGAAGGATACACTTACATTACCCAGAGCAAAAAAGCTTCAGCTTTTTAAAAGTACGCGTCAGGCAGGTCGCAGTAAGGATGGAGTTGATTGCGAGTGGTGACAGTGCCGAGCGCAGCGAGGTGCTGGAATCCGAGCGATCAATCCACCCGAAGGGCGAGGCCGAAGGCGAGTCGTCGATGCATTCCTGCCGCGCACGTATGACCTAAGGCACACGTAAGACCTTCGCACGAATCTATACTATTTATGAATAACAACACTAAGACCGAGAACACAAAACCGTATGGGCACGCCTTATCCGCGATAACCGGAATCGACCAAAACATAATCTTGAAGATCCAGTCACAAATATTGGCTGACCTTGCGGGACCGAAGCCATCCTTGCTCATCCACCATGTCCCTTGGTGCTTTCAACCTGGTGGGTTATTATTGGTGGGAGACGAAATCCGTACCCGTTCCCTACTGGACCATCTGCTGGAGCCGATACACAAGATACAGAATACACATCGCCATATCGCTTCGAACTTACACGAGGTCTATGAGAAGCAGAACATCGCTTCGAAAATCACCGCC
The DNA window shown above is from Coraliomargarita parva and carries:
- a CDS encoding helix-turn-helix domain-containing protein, yielding MDDKKERREALGKEIRRLLKLRNTKGKELAERLGVTPMWVSKILTGKAWPRRDTMSGICVALCHTDEEQNTLERLYSQREVSKNRPPLEALAENYPVRKSRAMDFLKQRTAELKLKRAVATYLQEREIDYQADFCRGGLSSDFLLNLGGKSIALECRPATLEQLDTKTEMLLAQELVNQGVAEETLIILPEGGELHQLNLDGIEFMALQYLGDRLSKFGV
- a CDS encoding phage/plasmid primase, P4 family, with amino-acid sequence MSEIPNSAKLTDAIELFGPETVLLEIPRGQKSPRTRGWQKMTTSEMTAEYLQSIVSHNSNVGILQGSPSNGLCSIDIDCDDELDAFCELNDDLVSNTTITRGKRGLNIWFRFKGNYPKLTKLHTRDDEPWGEFRSDGAQTVFAGEHPQGGNYKLINAAPPLEIEFSSIVWPSHLVLPWASETGANPPSILDEIIEEHGEPFEISEKGAVSLNQGALAEIFIRENLILFEPSEAEFYIYEERTGAWQRITPIRVNGMVERMIRRLMMEQEMEDAVTKITAALIDSMVKLIKPKIERPDAFHERRNIIHLKNGVIDLDAEQLSLVSFSPEFYSRNQIPVDFNPDAECPRFINELLEPCLNESDIDLLQRWMGSALLSSNHAQAFMLITGAAAGGKSTFVNLVEHLIGPKNVHELRTGHLGSRFETQFLIGKKLLTGKDVPSDFLRNKNAYNLKKLVGGDRISAEKKGSNEALQIIGDFHCVVTANSRLFIKVDGDSDAWRRRILLIEWGRPEEGRIRIPNFDEVLFAEEGSGIFNWMLEGALKHKNELDQIGKFALSEDQQQRVDDLLDESDSVRAFIYNKLTGEQGSAVTSQDLNDEYSNFCRDMGWEMLPEREIFGAIQRMIYERFGIKQSHDIPMGPWGHRRGYRNIKIIQNERG
- a CDS encoding YbjQ family protein, with the translated sequence MKYELKLNDGTWLKGLSDYEVADQIRAGNASAVSDACEEGTSRISPIRRLIPGIERLAEEREDDPVELTQKVLLTTEPSPSGYRIKERVEIVTAECAFGMNVFKDFFVGVRDYFGGRSKTTQDTLRKSRHVVLDELKREARSVRANAVIGVSLSYSEFSGQGKSMLFIVATGTAVVLEPIVDSDHD
- a CDS encoding helix-turn-helix domain-containing protein; this translates as MNLPTNFGEQLRELRGDLSVRGLARISNVPHSLIVALENGKRSAGEITAVKLADAFKLTGKQRKDFLAASRTTSLRNRFGPETRLKSHVEHVALDLICCLADINQDAIREFIIGDQISYDFLVFLKSEGVIGIEINSDAIYVASALTPEKLPFPKELHQYNHTVCGEPQIRRIVVP
- a CDS encoding rolling circle replication-associated protein → MASITTMQSNHLKSAYALEQTCYKLIGVDHEGNASPTFNRIAIITLTFKRPQEDRRKAKCLLDLILKTLKRKYGKYFKYVWVQERHVSGGIHFHLMVEMPFDVRSRTNIDVLLNWKDNMGNPAFRDRVRDCLPFLNEDLRKEFKSLKKLLPRYGIGRFDILPILTDADSVIAYLKKGIANHLLARFPEDKGARLWGCSKNVRVCNTRITFNTEGSRRFREKIATWGAGHGCHNMDQVRARFGQHWFYKNRGAILNTAV